CGGCATCCACGCCAAGGGTTGGACGCGCGATCAGACGATCCAGTACATTCTCGACAACAGTTCGCGCGGGCGCAGCAATGCGACGGCGGAAACCGAGCGCTACATTGCCATCCCCGGCCAGGCCTTGTCGTACAAGATCGGGCAGATGAAGATCAGCGAGTTGCGCGCACGCGCCGAGCGCGAGCTTGGCCCGAAGTTCGACATCCGCGACTTCCACGCGCAGGTGCTACTCAGCGGATCGCTGCCGATGGCGGTGCTGGAAGCCAAGATCGATCGCTGGATCGCAGCGAAGAAGGCGGCTTAACCCCCCGCCAGGCGGATGAACGGCGCGAACTTGAAGTCGCGCTTGACGAAACTCGTCTCATAGCGGCGAACCGTCGGATCGGCGGCGATGATCTCTTCGGCCAGCGCGTTGAAGGCCGCCATGTGCGGGCAATCGACCAGCACCAAAAGGTCGAGCGCGCCGGTGATCTCGTAGACGAACTGTACCTGTTCTTCCGCAATCAGCCGGTTGAGTAGCGCCGCCTTGCCCTGCTTATCGGCATGCTCATTGAGGACGATCGTGACGATTGCGCGCAGCCGCGTTTCTGCCAAGCGCGGAGACAGCAAGGCAATGCCGCCCGCGATCCAGCCCTCCGCCCGAAGGCGCCGGAGGCGCCGGGCGATCGCAGATGGCGACAGCGAAACTTTCTCCGCCAGGCGCTCGGCAGTTTGTTCGTTGTCGCGCTGCAGTTGATCGAGAAGCTGCAGGTCGAATTCGTCAAGCATCCCACAGCGGTGCCAAAATTTGGCACGCCGTGCACGACAATTGCGCACATATGTCGACCTCTGACGCTATCCTGAGCGTCACACGGGACCCGGAATTCGCGATGCCTACTCTTGTCATGCTGCACGCGCCGGGGCCGCGCACCCCTTCGGGATCCGACCCAACCGGCGGGCCCAATGACCCCGCCACTTTGCCTCATGAAACCCGCATCTGACCAATCGCGCTCACTCATCCGGAGGTACAAGATGACAAAAGTGATTCCCGTGATGGCCTTCTCGCTGGCCTTGGCGACGGCGCCCGCGTTGTCGACCGCGCAGCCATCCCCGAAGGCTGGCATCGGCGTTGCGTTCCAGACGCAGAACAAAAAGATCAAGGTGGCGGAGGTCATGCCGGGCGCGTCGGGCGCTTTGATGGGCATCCAGGCGGGCGACGTCATCACCCACGCCGGCGGCAAGCCGATGAGCTCGCAAACGCGGCTGACGGCCTATTTCT
The sequence above is drawn from the Sphingomonas lutea genome and encodes:
- a CDS encoding Lrp/AsnC family transcriptional regulator — its product is MLDEFDLQLLDQLQRDNEQTAERLAEKVSLSPSAIARRLRRLRAEGWIAGGIALLSPRLAETRLRAIVTIVLNEHADKQGKAALLNRLIAEEQVQFVYEITGALDLLVLVDCPHMAAFNALAEEIIAADPTVRRYETSFVKRDFKFAPFIRLAGG
- a CDS encoding PDZ domain-containing protein, which codes for MTKVIPVMAFSLALATAPALSTAQPSPKAGIGVAFQTQNKKIKVAEVMPGASGALMGIQAGDVITHAGGKPMSSQTRLTAYFSSLKVGDPVVLTVKRKGQSLELKGTAIARTW